GATGTCCTTTGGAAGTACACACAATTGAATGCCTACCTGCCAGCTGCATTTTCAAATACGTAGTAAAATCCAGTGGAGAGCTGTAGAAAAGTAGCTGTTTGGGATCTTGCAGCTGTTTGGATCGCAGTCTTGGAAGAGAATCTCTTACTAGTGCTCCATCTAATCAAAATGCATTTGGACCTCTGAAGTAATCTGTTGTCTGAATGATCTGCCTTAATAGATTCACTTCTTCCTATTACCCCTGGGTTTTTcgcaagttttaaaaattactgtgcTGATCCAGGGACCCAACTGATGACAATTAAATACATGTTAAACTTATGGGTGGACTACTTGGATTCAAGGGAAGCGGTTAGATGATTAGACTGACATGGCTCACATATTCTGACTTCTTCAGTTCAGTCCttatttactttattatttctattCAGGAAAATATCCTTGAGAGGATTCATTTTCACCTAGTGCCAAACAGCGAAACAGATATGTGTACTTCAAAGTCCTGCATTTCTCATCAGAAGTTCGCTATGACTTTGTATGAACAGGTCAGACATTTATTTGATTGCTTTAACAAATAATTTGTTTACGCTATCCTGAGGAAATGCAAACAGAAgtgtttttgttatttctgtagTGTGTGTGTCGCAGTTGTGGAGCATCGTCAGACCCGTTGCCTTTCACGGAATTTGTGCGTTATATTTCTACTACAGCCCTGTGGTAAgagcttttattcttttatctCACTTTTTTTGTACACCTTTGTAGTAACAAGCAAACCATGCCAGAGAAATcctgtgcattttaaaaattactgtgtATTCATGTGTTATAATGTGGTTTTGAGATACTGTCTGAAAGTAACTTTTGGATTTCAAAAGCAAGATGTAGGGAGAGCTAAACAAAAAGTGTGTGTTGCTACTGTTTTATCTaggtgtcttttctttttttatagtCATAAAGTGTAGTTAAATTGAGACTTGAATGAAATCTGTTAAGTCGTAAACGGGGAAATACGcagttatttccattttttttttttacagtaatgaAGTTGAAAGAATGATGGAGAGGCATGAACGCCTCAAACCagaaatgtttgcagaattaCTGCAGGCAGCAAATACTGCTGATGACTACAGAAAGTGTCCTGTAAGTAAACTAAGATGTTGGATTGCATTAAGATAAATGGGAGAACTTTTTAGGATGTTAAATTGGGCTAAAATATTCCGTTAAAGCAGGATTACCTGTGGCCATTTCAGTGCAGTCCCGCTTGGGGTAGAAAAGCCCTTAAATTTATCACTCGTGTTATAGATAAACATGGTATTGTAGGTGCAAGTGGCCTGTTTAGGAAGTGCAGTTATTAGGTCCACGTTTTATTCTTCACTTGATGTTCAGAAAAGAGCTAGGTGGTTTTGATTAATCAGAAtgcatgatccagtgggtctcttccaacctggttattctacaattctatattTCTGCATGTAGCTCCTTTACTTTGTATGCACTGTGTCAATTGTGCTTCTGTTGACAAAAGTAGTGTCTTTTAGCTTGTTCTTCTTAATTCCTCTCTTCTTAGGTGGTTCTGTGTAAATATTGTTCATTTAGGAGCCATAGAAAAGTACAGATGAACATCTAGACTTAAGCTTAAGTGATTAAATAGAGGAAGAATAGAAGACAAATGGTGATGGTGACTTGGATGTTTTCAGAGATCTCTGTTTTGAAGTGGTGATTGGATGTAGAAGTTTAGTTGTGGTCTTCATCAGTGTTTTTGTGGTGAAGAATTTTATCCTTAAATTGTTAGCAGTAAACAGCTTAATTAAACCTGAGAATTAGCACTGTTTCTTGTCTAGTAACTCAGTTTcagatttccattttttaaaaatctctttttccctcccatcatgttttttcttcttttttttcctagagtaACTGTggtcaaaaaataaaaattcgtCGTGTTCTTATGAATTGTCCGGAGATTGTCACAATTGGCTTAGTGTGGGATTCAGAACACTCTGACCTGACAGAAGAGGTTGTGCGGAATCTGGCAACACAACTTCATCTTCCTGGGGTAGCTGACCTAAAACTTACGTTTTGCTCATTCTAGAATTTCATCTTGAATGTTTTATGTATatgtaaatacataaaaaatataaatatgtaggcgtgtgtatatttttaaaagcacaatttAACTTCAAAGCTTATGTCTGCTTTTACCATTTATCATTTGCTGCTTGATGTAGTTTCTGTGAGAGGAAAAAGTCTTGTCAGAAGTATTGGTCTTGCGTCTAAGTACAAAGTAGGCAAATTCCTAGTTGAAAATCTATGAATTTTATGTTCAGTTTGAAATTTGTGGGATTATTCCAGAGCATTATTGTCCTACCCTTTTAACTatgcaaaaagaaatgttaaaacaGACCTAGTAagtgtaaaaataattatactCCTGAAAAATTGTATAATGCAACAGGATATTTAATACCAGTTGCCTTGGTGAGATGCCAGTAGTAGTTCTGGAAATTGatgctaaatattttataaatattataaaatatataaccAATTTTACAGCTGTTTTATAGGGTTACAGATGAAAATGCCAAAAATAGTGAACTTTTTCTTGTGGGAATGATTTGCTACACAAGCCGGCATTACTGTGCCTTTGCCTTTCACACCAAGAGTTGCAAATGGGTGCTGTTTGATGATGCTAATGTAAAAGAGGTAAGTATTGGTTCTCCTGCTACCAAATTCAGTGATCTTTACTTCTCTAGAATGCATTCTTCTGATGCCAAACCTGAAAGAAGTCGAACAGCTTTCCTTATGAAAATAAGcctttagtttttttaaatcagttttcaCAAATGAATTCTGGAATTTACTTCACTACTCCACAATTCTACCTTCGAAATACCAAATGTTTCAGAATGTTAATGCACTTGTCTGCTGTCGAACTTGGATTTGTactgcttttaatgaaaaagaagagcTAATTACTGGTAGCTGTATTCATAGTGTTGATGTTCTGACTGTTAGCCCATGTAATTAATACTGGTTCTAACTTTTTGCCACAAGTAACATAAACTCATATGCTAAAACATTGATACTTAGtgtatagagtcatagaatcaccgggttggaaaagacctctgatgTCGAGTCCAGCCATACCGATCTGCCACTAAGccatatccttaagtacctcagttactgtcttttaaatatttgtaggggtggtgactcgaccacctccctgggtagcctctgctgGTGCCTGATGACTCTTtaagtgaaaatttttttctttatgtccaatctgaactgcccctggcgcagcttgaggcccgTTATCTTTGGAATTAGGCATTGGCTACCTGTTGCTTAGTAAGTTATTCTTTCTGTAATTGGGTTCAGTGGTGTTGATAaaagttttgtgggtttgttttggatCGTTTTGGTTTTTCTTAGATCGGAACAAAATGGAAAGATGTAGTCTCCAGGTGCATCCGATGTCACTTTCAGCCACTGCTGCTATTTTATGCTAACCCAGATGGCACAGCTGTGTCTCCAGAAGATGCTCCAAAGCAGATTATTCACTGGTCgcaatgcaaagcaacaggaggaaaaggggaagacTTGGGTAATtaagatatatagatatatagatatatgggtttttttaaacagtatcAACTGTATTTCTGAAATGGGGATTGTGAGGGGCAAAACCGCTAATCCATTATGTTCTCCTTTAATACTTCTATCAATAAATTATCTAAAGGGTCTCAAAAGGAAAGATCGGTGTATCTATTCAATATTAGAAATTTCTGGTTTGTGTCTCATAAAGGATACAAATTGAGATTCATGAATAGTGGGGGGAAAATTTTCTGTTGCGGATTGTTCATGACTACTTTACACAGCTTTAGTGATTTCAGAGGAATGTTGCAGTATATGGGAATGTTTATGGGTGtattaatacatttaaaatacctttttaaatGCTGTATAAATATACTTTAAGCTTCATGCAAATATGGTGATATATTTGGAGTATGTGTTTGTATACATGTATATGCAGACACACAGAACACAATTCAGAACTTAGGGAAGAATCAGaaggagctgcaggaaaggTCTTTTATCCAAGATTTTTATAGCTTAGGTCTCAATACATTAGAATCCAGTCTTTTGATTCTATGCTTTGTaccactgtcttttttttaatgttaaacaTAATGTACaagtaaattaaacaaaagtACAATTGAATTTGACATGTTCCTCTTCACATAATCAGTGGCAACAAGACATAGACTGCTTCAGGGAAGGAAGTGTTGAGGCTCCTGTTGCAGTACAGTCCAGCACCATAAATATGGCAGtatataaaatattacagaacCTTATTGCCTGGCACACTGAAATGTGGTGTGGGGTttctgagtttttcttttttgtttttaatctgcaatttaagttttcttattttttgatTTAGATGTTGGAAACTTTAAGTTAGGAAGCCTTTTGTTTCTAAAGGTAGATATGTTATTTGACAGGGTTTGAAAAGCTTTCTGCTCCTAAATCAGACCACgtgaaagaaaatggaattgGAGATCACACTAGTCAAAGGAGCAGTAAAAAACTTCAGCCAGATAATTCAGCATTCAGTAGAAGCCATATTCAAGCTAGTGGTGGTAGGGGTCCAGGTACGTATTCCCCGCTCCCAACCCCAAAACAAGACACATTTggttttttattaaatacttcAGTTGATGGTGTTTCAGGTAAGTGCTGACCTCTGTGTTAGAACTATTTCTAAAGGAAGAATTCCATCACTGACTTGAATGAATCTTTAAGTAATGATTAAGTATTATCTGCTATGGAACTTCTCTGGAGAAGtataaatgcaattatttttttttttactgcctcTTGTGTTGAAGCAGCTCTTGAAGGCCTTCATCCTTTTCTCAGACACCGTCATGCCTCCCAATCATAGTGTCAATTAAATGGCACTTTAGGAACTGGAAGCTGATTGGTCTTTTGGAGCACATAGTGTGGCTCTGTGGATCATTGGCTTTTTGAGGAATGCTGTTTCCCAGCCATATTGAGATATGCAGCATTATTTGTAGTCCTGTATATTAATGGGCTTGATCTTATCTATTAAAAAATTTTACCTGTACATTAGGCTTCCAAGCAAATTGAGCTATAAGAAGTCATATGAGGCAGTGCTTCTTCATTACTTGTCAATGCCTTTGCTTTGAGCTCCCCATACTTGTCAAGTGGAGAGATGCTGCCTTCTCTTGAGATGTTTCTACTCTCTTTATTGTTGAATTCCTTTCAAAACTGAGGATGCTGAGCCTGGTAACTCTTTTTTTGATGGAGCGATAGCTCCAAGAAGGTCAGTATTTACCTTTTCAGAAATACATGGATCCGTTTTCATGAACAGTGATTGCactgttttattaaaagtaaACCTTCACATTTAGATAAGGTTAAACTTGGATAATTTTTTCAGCATAAttcataaaattaaatgtaaatgtatATGCTTTGAAAATGGCTTGAGCATTCAGTTTTAGTAAGTGAGAGGTGTAAGACTTGATTGCTTTGGTTTCTTTCGTTAGCTCCTTTTAGTGGACTCCTGGGAGATACCTTCCTTGGAGATacctttacttttatttctgtactaTACATTTCTCTTTCTCAATCTGTTATGTATTTAGTCTTTTAAAGTAGCACTGCTATTGAAAACTAAATATTACAGTACATAAAGATATCTGTGTGTTTTGATGATGAGTAACTTTTTAGTAATCATCTCTGactaaaagtattttttgcaGCTAAGTTGGGTTACAGCGATCAAAAGGACCGGCTGAAGGACTTATCCCGAGAGTGTGCTCAGAAAGCTGCGGATATGAAAAGCTTCTCATCTTTACGTAAAGATGCAGACAGAGGACCAAGAAGAGACTCTGGGAGACAGAGaggtatgttttaaaaatacgaCCAGAGAATCAGTGGGTTAAAAAGCTTTTGGCACCAGTTCCGCCTGTGcaggtttttttaagagaacaCACTGCAAGACTTCCAGCACCTGAACGAGGccgacaagaaagctggggagggacatcttacaaaggcttgtggtgataagactaggggcaatgggtataaactggagaggggcagatttagactagacataaggaagaatttctgcacgatgaggatggtgaggccctggcccaagtttcCTGGGGAAGttgtgccccatccctggaggggttcaaggccagactggatgggaccttggccaatctgatctagtgggaggtgtccctgcccatggcagggggtggaacaggatgggctttgaggtcccttccaacccaaactattctacaattctataattAGTTTCCCAGGTTGCAGTATTCTGAAATATGTTCTGAATATGTTGAGACAGTGCAAGAAACAAAAGTACTGTAACAACATCAGCTAAATATTATTAAGAACTTtaatggacttttttttttttttttaataagatttgGTTGGGGAAGATCGTTCCAATGTGAAGTCAGGGTCTCCTCCAGTTGGAAATGGTCTTCGACATGGTCCTGAGCAGCGCATGTACAGCAGCCAGGGAAGAGGCTCCTATAAGCATGATAATGCGCCTCACCAGGCCAAGCTTCCTGTACAGGTGCTTGGATCAAATAAACCAGAAGCTTTTCCTGCTGGGGAGAAACCAGTAATCAGGACTCGGACTGAGGGTGTTGCTGGCTACGATACAGACACCAGTCAAGACTCGAGGGACAAAGGAAGTGTCAGCAGGAGCAGAAGTAAAGGTTGGAAGCCTATGCGAGAGACGCTAAACGTAGACAGCATTTTCACCGAGACTGAGAAAAAACAGCATAGCCCAAAGCACAAGACAAATCTGAGCAGTAAATCTAAACATGAAAAAGAGCGCAGCTTTAACCATTGGCCAAAAGAGAATCAGATCCAGAAAGGTTTGATGACTATATATGAAGATGAAGCAAAACAGGATACGGGAAGTCGAAGCTCACTGGATTCCGAGGGAAAAGGGAATGctgaaaaaagcaaaggatttacagagagaaaaatccatGGTGACAACTGGCAAATTCAAAGGACAGAATCTGGATATGAAAGCAGTGATCATATCAGCAATGGATCTGCAAATCCAGACTCGCCTGTTATTGAAGGAATTAATCCAGCAGAGGTCAAGAATGttaaagaaaatgcttcctGCAGGTAATGCTAATGCTCTTAGACCTTGCGTAGGTggtatttacagaaaaagaagttgtTCTAATGTCCACGTgttgcttcaaaaaaaaaaaaagtcaaaacatgCTTTGGAACTTAATATGCTTGAGGTCAGGTATGCAGAAAGCTAGCAACATGTATAGAAATAAGGGTGTGGACATTTAAGTGTTAAGTCTACCTTCACTCTGAGGCTGCAACACTGGTTCTGTTTGGAAGGCACTGGGTATGTTGTTACAGCACCAAGCCAGAACTGCTAAGCCCTGCTGAGGGGCAGGGTGTGTTAATTTGAAATGATTGCTACGCTTCTTTAGTTACAAGATTTTTAGAGTGCGGATAACTTGCTATCCGTAATAGAATACAAGTGTCGGTATAAATCCCATCTGTAACAGTTGTACAGACAGGCTCCTGACAAGGAGGTGGAAATGGCAGTGAGAGAATCTTGTATACTGTTGCTTGTCATTGTGAAATTCAGCTTGCTAGAACACCTCAGGTATATTTATCACTGATAATTGATTGACCTCTTTGAAAGAAAGCTTTGCTGGAAAGCATAAAATCAGTAAAACTGGCTGAAAATGTGGTTAGGAGCCAAATTTTGTTAAACTTACTAAGAATTTAGTGTATGCTAGTAACAAGTACATGGCCCTGAGGCGTTGTGGAGCCTTTGTCTGTGGAGTTAACACAACTGACATAGTCATGGGCAGCCTGCTGTAGTTGACCCTTCCTGAGACAGGGGGTTGGACAAGGTGATCTgaagagatcccttccaacttaaattaATATGTGGTGCTGTGAAATATAAAGTCATCAGCCTTCCAAGTGCGGTTTTATGTATCATGTGTCTTTAAACTGTATGTGGAATGTAGTTCCTACTAGAACCCATACATTCTTCTTTCAAACTGTGCTTATATCCATAAAATGGAAGAGCACAGTTGAGACTAAGCCTAGTCACCAACGATTACTAGATTTGAGCAAAGCTTtggacagatttttttatgaCAAGTTATTTTGCAAGGGGAGAGAATATCAAATACCAGGAAATGAAAAGGCTCTGAC
The window above is part of the Phaenicophaeus curvirostris isolate KB17595 chromosome 4, BPBGC_Pcur_1.0, whole genome shotgun sequence genome. Proteins encoded here:
- the USP53 gene encoding inactive ubiquitin carboxyl-terminal hydrolase 53, translated to MAWVKFLRKPGGNLGKVYQPGSILSLAPTKGLLNEPGQNSCFLNSAVQVLWQLDIFRRSLRGLTGHVCQGDACIFCALKAIFSQFQHSREKALPSDNMRHALAESFKDEQRFQLGFMDDAAECFENILERIHFHLVPNSETDMCTSKSCISHQKFAMTLYEQCVCRSCGASSDPLPFTEFVRYISTTALCNEVERMMERHERLKPEMFAELLQAANTADDYRKCPSNCGQKIKIRRVLMNCPEIVTIGLVWDSEHSDLTEEVVRNLATQLHLPGLFYRVTDENAKNSELFLVGMICYTSRHYCAFAFHTKSCKWVLFDDANVKEIGTKWKDVVSRCIRCHFQPLLLFYANPDGTAVSPEDAPKQIIHWSQCKATGGKGEDLGFEKLSAPKSDHVKENGIGDHTSQRSSKKLQPDNSAFSRSHIQASGGRGPAKLGYSDQKDRLKDLSRECAQKAADMKSFSSLRKDADRGPRRDSGRQRDLVGEDRSNVKSGSPPVGNGLRHGPEQRMYSSQGRGSYKHDNAPHQAKLPVQVLGSNKPEAFPAGEKPVIRTRTEGVAGYDTDTSQDSRDKGSVSRSRSKGWKPMRETLNVDSIFTETEKKQHSPKHKTNLSSKSKHEKERSFNHWPKENQIQKGLMTIYEDEAKQDTGSRSSLDSEGKGNAEKSKGFTERKIHGDNWQIQRTESGYESSDHISNGSANPDSPVIEGINPAEVKNVKENASCSEQNLATKKADNILHPVAQQNRNFYDMRKDQLSSDVNYRPHANFPTELHLQVPSPPVKRAEMPETNRKLLPSSALQPVLRDVVKSESRSKVNEQNASEWLNPDKLEKMNVSVYSADGLPHPYTENVCGRKLINDDFHSSSQPEARHVRTFVPKVGLAPCVPQNLSERPVLLPPPGEQAGHSLRRVDALWVPEAVYQNLPPPLPPKKYALNTLPGSERNSAADVKPTEVLQNNPLRQAGTPLKTALEASVLTNEQRPKEPFQGNELFVQKPDSPPRLPVNDYWTVSENFLKKGPRHTGPSYVDGNDSVSLTTYFSVDSCMTDTYRMKYHQRPKLYFTDSGSFHKEKHPPTAGGELNAPYHAALEPRHPTSEQRYKANAEGIHCSR